One segment of Chloroflexota bacterium DNA contains the following:
- a CDS encoding PAS domain S-box protein has translation MTLRRKTRIIVGTMFLGLIVILYFLSESILLDNNGAGSVSIYEQDVAIAYLMLMIVGAGLLFGIVTILLLEKQVLSRLTHLSNGIQSIGTSGDITERVQMPGTDELSVLAGTINGLLAAIEESEGELRESEEHYRLLAENATDVILAMDVNLKFTYVSPSVVRLSGHSVEEARAQSLDQVLTPASFEHAMDVFMEESAREGEEAKDLTRSRTLELEVKRKDGSTVWVEAIMSALRDTEGRAIGILGAARDITERQRAEDKLQELYNKERALRKTLEAEIQKRIEFTRALVHELKTPITPVMASSELLMQKLKDEQLYGLAQNISHGANNLNRRIDELLDLAKGEVGMLRLNPEPMDPKQLLQRVVDEEIPVAIRNEQTLTAKLPDTLPVIVADEERFRQVVLNLVNNAIKFTHPGGKITLKARVERDNLVVEVQDTGVGISGNEQKLLFEPYRSLESDRERLSGLGLGLSLSKKLVELHGGRIWVKSEKGKGSTFGFSIPLAGTGQKEKVNTGSKS, from the coding sequence ATGACTCTGCGCAGAAAAACCCGAATTATTGTCGGCACGATGTTTCTCGGACTCATCGTTATCCTCTATTTCCTGTCCGAAAGTATCCTGCTCGATAATAATGGTGCTGGTTCAGTCAGTATCTACGAGCAGGACGTGGCCATTGCCTATCTGATGCTGATGATTGTTGGTGCCGGACTGCTGTTTGGCATTGTTACTATCCTGCTATTGGAAAAGCAGGTGCTGTCCAGGCTTACCCACCTGAGCAATGGTATCCAGAGCATTGGCACCAGCGGTGATATTACAGAAAGGGTCCAGATGCCGGGGACAGATGAACTCTCCGTTCTGGCGGGCACTATCAATGGTTTACTGGCAGCAATAGAGGAGTCGGAGGGTGAGCTGCGGGAAAGCGAAGAGCACTATCGCCTGCTGGCAGAAAACGCCACCGATGTCATTTTAGCCATGGACGTGAATTTGAAGTTCACCTACGTCAGCCCGTCGGTGGTACGGCTTAGCGGACATAGCGTCGAAGAAGCCCGGGCACAGTCGCTGGACCAGGTTCTTACCCCTGCCTCCTTCGAACACGCGATGGACGTTTTTATGGAAGAAAGTGCCAGGGAAGGCGAGGAAGCAAAAGACCTGACCCGGTCGAGGACGCTGGAGCTTGAGGTAAAGCGCAAGGATGGCTCCACGGTCTGGGTTGAGGCGATAATGTCTGCGCTTCGGGATACTGAGGGACGTGCCATTGGCATCCTGGGAGCGGCCCGCGATATTACGGAGCGCCAGAGGGCGGAAGATAAACTGCAGGAACTCTATAACAAGGAGAGAGCACTGAGAAAGACTCTGGAAGCGGAGATACAAAAGCGGATTGAATTTACCAGAGCACTGGTACACGAACTGAAAACACCGATTACGCCGGTAATGGCATCAAGCGAGCTGCTGATGCAAAAGCTGAAAGACGAGCAATTGTATGGCCTGGCGCAAAATATCAGTCACGGAGCAAACAATCTGAACCGGCGAATCGACGAACTTCTTGACCTGGCCAAAGGCGAGGTCGGTATGCTGAGGCTGAATCCGGAACCCATGGACCCAAAACAACTTTTACAGAGGGTTGTTGATGAAGAGATACCGGTTGCCATTCGCAACGAGCAGACGCTCACCGCAAAGCTTCCAGACACACTGCCAGTAATCGTGGCTGATGAAGAGCGTTTCCGACAGGTTGTACTCAATCTGGTGAACAATGCGATAAAGTTTACACATCCCGGAGGTAAAATAACCTTGAAAGCTAGGGTAGAGCGTGATAATCTGGTGGTGGAAGTTCAGGATACCGGCGTTGGGATAAGCGGGAATGAGCAGAAATTACTGTTTGAGCCATACCGCTCTCTTGAGAGCGATCGAGAGCGATTGAGTGGTCTGGGGCTTGGTTTGAGCCTGTCCAAGAAGCTGGTGGAGCTTCACGGGGGACGGATATGGGTAAAAAGTGAAAAAGGAAAGGGCAGCACTTTTGGCTTTTCCATACCGCTGGCCGGAACCGGGCAGAAGGAAAAAGTTAACACAGGAAGTAAATCATGA
- a CDS encoding HIT domain-containing protein, whose product MKRIWAPWRMQFISMKKPRGCFLCENPTQDDDVNNYILFRGIKNFVILNNYPYNPGHLMVAPYRHVANLEDLTAEERNEHFEIVSRCIEVLRQEMNPEGFNVGMNLGKVAGAGIADHVHTHIVPRWQGDTNFMPVLADVKVLPEALAETYEKLKGKF is encoded by the coding sequence ATGAAACGGATCTGGGCGCCGTGGCGCATGCAGTTCATCAGCATGAAAAAACCGAGGGGCTGTTTTCTCTGTGAAAATCCCACGCAGGATGACGATGTTAATAATTATATCCTTTTCCGGGGCATTAAGAACTTCGTCATACTGAATAACTATCCCTATAACCCGGGCCATTTAATGGTCGCGCCTTACCGCCACGTGGCCAACCTGGAAGACCTCACTGCTGAAGAGAGAAACGAGCATTTCGAGATAGTAAGCCGTTGTATCGAGGTTCTTCGTCAGGAAATGAATCCTGAGGGCTTTAATGTTGGCATGAACCTGGGGAAAGTGGCCGGTGCCGGGATAGCGGACCATGTCCATACCCATATAGTGCCGCGCTGGCAGGGAGATACCAACTTTATGCCCGTTCTGGCCGATGTGAAGGTGCTGCCGGAGGCTCTGGCTGAGACCTATGAGAAACTCAAAGGCAAATTCTGA
- a CDS encoding amidohydrolase family protein, with amino-acid sequence MNQTNERIKAEVEGISLVDTHEHIMLEAERNECAVDFSYLFAHYNSSDLISAGLSPRMMEAIRFPMHRVRVEAYKRRKVRRFIPEPERADMSLDERWQAMEPFWEMIRNTAYAKQTLITIRGIFGIDDLNRNTYRQLSEAIAKSRKPDWYRYVMREKANIAVSIVDWQSTDLQPDIFVPTMRLDHFVGVLSRADLGILEGESGITIHSLDDLVKAMRTALEGYVAGGAVAVKSALAYNRVLKYDKVSRHEAEIAFNRIASHLGEGLAWLEAKPLQDYMMHQVIRAAIEVGLPIQVHTGLQEGNENIITNADPTHLVNLFIEYKEAKFDLFHGGYPYVHEWATLAKYFANVTADITWLPIISPEMARRLLHELIETVPGNKIMAFGGDSMTVEMAYGHAVMARQMVARVLSEKVDEGYLSEDEAVSMARRMLRDNPASLYKLKAA; translated from the coding sequence GTGAACCAGACCAATGAGCGGATAAAGGCAGAGGTTGAAGGCATCTCCCTTGTCGATACGCACGAACATATCATGCTCGAGGCGGAACGCAATGAGTGCGCCGTGGACTTCAGTTACCTTTTTGCGCACTATAATTCCAGCGACCTGATTTCGGCGGGACTGTCGCCGCGCATGATGGAGGCCATACGCTTCCCGATGCACCGCGTGAGGGTGGAGGCGTATAAGAGACGCAAAGTACGCCGCTTCATCCCTGAACCGGAAAGGGCAGATATGTCTCTGGACGAGCGCTGGCAGGCGATGGAGCCTTTCTGGGAGATGATAAGGAATACGGCCTACGCAAAGCAGACGCTGATAACCATCCGGGGTATATTCGGCATTGATGATTTGAACCGGAATACCTACCGCCAGCTTTCCGAGGCAATCGCCAAATCCAGAAAGCCGGACTGGTATCGCTATGTTATGAGGGAAAAAGCAAATATTGCCGTGTCCATCGTTGACTGGCAGAGCACGGACCTGCAGCCAGATATCTTCGTCCCGACCATGCGGCTGGACCATTTCGTAGGCGTGCTGTCGCGGGCCGACCTCGGTATCCTTGAAGGGGAATCGGGAATAACCATACATTCACTGGATGACCTGGTAAAGGCGATGCGCACCGCGCTGGAGGGATATGTAGCCGGAGGCGCTGTGGCGGTCAAAAGCGCCCTCGCCTACAATCGCGTCCTGAAGTACGATAAAGTATCCCGGCATGAGGCGGAAATCGCCTTCAACCGAATTGCCAGCCACCTTGGTGAGGGACTCGCCTGGCTTGAGGCCAAACCGCTCCAGGACTATATGATGCATCAGGTAATCCGCGCGGCCATTGAAGTCGGGTTACCGATTCAGGTACATACCGGCCTGCAGGAAGGCAATGAAAACATCATCACCAATGCCGACCCCACCCATCTGGTAAACCTGTTTATTGAGTATAAGGAGGCCAAATTCGACCTCTTCCACGGAGGATATCCATACGTTCACGAGTGGGCAACGCTGGCCAAATACTTTGCCAATGTAACGGCTGACATTACCTGGCTGCCCATTATCTCGCCGGAGATGGCTAGGCGACTGCTGCACGAACTGATAGAGACGGTCCCCGGAAATAAAATCATGGCCTTTGGTGGAGATTCAATGACGGTGGAGATGGCATACGGGCATGCGGTAATGGCGCGTCAGATGGTGGCCCGTGTCCTTTCCGAGAAGGTCGATGAGGGCTACCTTAGTGAAGATGAAGCCGTTTCAATGGCACGGCGGATGCTCAGGGACAACCCGGCATCATTATACAAGCTGAAGGCAGCATAA
- a CDS encoding response regulator transcription factor yields the protein MKVLIIEDDQAIVEAISLALQISWPESKVLSTHLGERGIELLQSDSPDVIILDLGLPDISGFEVLKRIRLFSDVPILILTVRSDETDIVKGLEWGADDYVIKPFRQMELLSRIKLVTRRRGVFGEGTPLICGPLKFDPSAGQLFCGEQEISLTPTEGSIIHHLMKNAGRVVTHSGLAESVYGIDYPDAADSIRVHIRRLRTKIESDPSDPKIILTRAGVGYLMARQEES from the coding sequence ATGAAAGTTCTCATCATTGAGGATGACCAGGCAATCGTGGAAGCCATATCTCTGGCACTCCAGATAAGCTGGCCTGAATCGAAGGTGCTATCTACTCACCTCGGAGAGAGGGGAATTGAACTACTCCAGTCCGATAGCCCGGACGTCATCATCTTGGACCTCGGTCTGCCTGATATCAGCGGCTTTGAAGTACTGAAGCGTATCCGCCTTTTCTCAGATGTGCCAATCCTGATTCTGACGGTCAGGTCGGACGAGACTGATATTGTCAAGGGTCTGGAGTGGGGGGCGGATGATTACGTTATTAAACCTTTCCGACAGATGGAGCTTTTGTCACGGATAAAGCTGGTGACGCGACGCCGTGGCGTGTTTGGCGAAGGAACGCCCCTGATTTGCGGGCCGTTGAAGTTTGACCCCTCCGCCGGCCAACTTTTTTGCGGAGAACAGGAGATAAGCCTGACGCCTACTGAAGGCTCTATAATACATCACCTGATGAAAAACGCCGGGCGGGTGGTTACCCATTCCGGGCTGGCCGAGTCGGTGTACGGCATAGATTATCCAGATGCGGCGGATAGCATCAGGGTACATATAAGACGTCTGCGTACCAAAATTGAATCCGACCCCAGCGACCCCAAAATCATCCTCACCCGTGCCGGGGTGGGTTATCTGATGGCCAGGCAGGAAGAGTCATGA
- a CDS encoding NAD(P)-dependent oxidoreductase, with amino-acid sequence MKTRKVGFIGLGSMGKAMATNIARAGYPLTVFDVRKEPLAEMEKLGARVAKSARKVGEESDTVIVMVLDFQQVKEAVLPPEGALGGMRKGTTLIITSTITPQNVTEVESVAREHGISVIDSPVSGGRLRAEDASLALMVGGEDAVVKENEDVLKAVGSNVFHVGKVGQGQAMKMVNQILVSANIVSVAEAMVMAEKLGINLQTVYDVITRSSGTSEVLQRMGPSMIARDFVPKVTVDILIKDTGIIMDTVRALEIPLPVSSTVYQIYRMARARGLGQKDAISVFQLLEEFAGL; translated from the coding sequence ATGAAAACAAGGAAGGTCGGTTTCATCGGTCTGGGCTCAATGGGCAAAGCGATGGCAACGAATATTGCCAGGGCCGGTTACCCGCTCACTGTGTTTGATGTCAGAAAGGAGCCTCTCGCTGAGATGGAGAAGCTTGGCGCACGGGTGGCTAAAAGCGCCAGGAAAGTCGGCGAAGAGAGCGATACGGTTATCGTTATGGTGCTCGATTTCCAACAGGTGAAAGAAGCAGTGTTACCTCCCGAAGGTGCACTCGGCGGTATGCGCAAGGGAACCACTCTCATAATTACGAGCACGATTACACCGCAGAACGTGACCGAGGTAGAAAGCGTTGCCCGCGAGCATGGTATATCGGTTATCGATTCACCGGTAAGCGGCGGCAGGTTAAGAGCAGAGGATGCCAGTCTGGCATTGATGGTGGGCGGGGAGGATGCGGTGGTAAAAGAAAACGAAGATGTCCTGAAAGCGGTGGGAAGCAATGTGTTTCACGTGGGAAAGGTCGGGCAGGGTCAGGCAATGAAAATGGTCAATCAAATCCTGGTCAGCGCCAACATCGTCTCAGTGGCCGAGGCGATGGTCATGGCGGAAAAGCTGGGCATCAACCTTCAGACCGTGTATGACGTCATCACCAGAAGCTCTGGAACCAGCGAAGTGCTACAACGGATGGGTCCGTCGATGATTGCCAGAGATTTCGTACCCAAGGTTACCGTGGACATCCTTATCAAGGATACGGGTATTATAATGGACACTGTCCGAGCACTGGAGATACCCCTTCCGGTGTCCAGCACCGTTTACCAGATTTATCGAATGGCCAGAGCCCGTGGCCTTGGTCAGAAAGACGCCATCTCGGTTTTTCAACTTCTTGAGGAATTCGCTGGCCTGTAG
- a CDS encoding GNAT family N-acetyltransferase produces the protein MIKMTVATSSTYPAQYETEVLLKDGSRILLRPIRQDDTERWLAFFQRQSQQTKYFRFQRDPGEMGPEDALRFCTVDYNNTFALVGEVQKEQRKEIVAIGRYYRLPDKRSARVAFAIEDAYHGKGIGTKLIEWLANIARDNGIAFFKGDVLAENERMMSVLKDYGFHIDSELRGGVYHLTIPIARSRRVERKEAERERLSTVASIRNVMAPRSIAVVGASRQPGSIGQLVFRNIMEGGFAGVVYPVNPKADAIMAVKAYPSILDVPGEVDLAIIIVPTQFVAKVADECGRKGVRAIIVITDGFKERGPEGAAREEELRDVALGHGMRLVGPNCMGILTTDPEVRLNASFSRIYPPRGNIAFLSQSGAMGLVILEYANDLNMGISDFVSVGNRADISSNDLLQYWEDDPATRVILLYLESFGNPHRFSRIAKRVSAKKPIVIVKGGTTLVGSRAASSHTGALATPEVVSDALFRQAGITRVDSIQELFDVATLLSSQPLPEGKRLFIVTNGGGPGILAADASEQQGLTLSELSSETAGKLDQLIKRDIRIGNPLDLTGSVTPKEFEGSLRVLAEDDNVDAVLAVFVPAAVIDSSLVEESIRRVSTLYQRRKKPLLACFMGQRGFRARLGTTGSFVPCYPFPENAVSALAKAVEYRELTKKPRGIVPRIKGIKREQARRIIETAMSRNKQRPFWLPAEDTVDLLNCYGICIVETSVAKSADKAAAIAAQAGFPVVVKLNSPSITHKTDVGGVILDLNSKNEVKTAFNTIKDKLAAIGRESEMEGVTIQKMITGGVEIIAGVTQDPTFGPLIMFGLGGVQAELLKDIVLRLHPLTELDASEMVSSIKMASLFEGFRGAPPSDIQAMQDLLLRLSAMVEDIPQIAELDFNPVKVMAKGEGYRVVDARISLK, from the coding sequence GTGATTAAGATGACGGTGGCAACAAGTTCAACGTATCCAGCACAGTACGAGACTGAAGTACTTCTGAAAGATGGCTCAAGGATACTGCTGAGACCGATACGTCAGGATGATACCGAGCGCTGGCTTGCCTTTTTCCAGCGACAAAGCCAGCAAACCAAATACTTTCGCTTTCAACGTGACCCGGGCGAAATGGGACCTGAGGACGCCCTGCGCTTCTGTACCGTGGATTATAACAACACCTTTGCGCTGGTTGGCGAGGTGCAAAAAGAGCAGCGCAAGGAAATCGTTGCCATCGGGCGTTATTACCGCCTTCCAGATAAGCGCTCGGCGAGAGTTGCCTTCGCCATCGAGGACGCCTACCACGGCAAGGGAATTGGCACTAAGCTTATCGAGTGGCTGGCTAACATTGCCCGTGATAATGGTATCGCCTTTTTTAAAGGCGACGTCCTCGCCGAGAACGAACGCATGATGTCCGTTCTCAAAGATTACGGATTCCACATTGACAGCGAACTCAGAGGCGGTGTCTACCACCTTACCATTCCCATAGCCAGAAGTCGGCGGGTGGAAAGGAAAGAGGCGGAAAGGGAACGCCTATCGACGGTCGCTTCAATACGAAACGTTATGGCGCCGCGCTCAATCGCGGTGGTCGGCGCTTCCAGGCAACCGGGCAGCATCGGGCAGCTGGTCTTCCGGAACATCATGGAAGGCGGATTCGCCGGCGTTGTCTACCCGGTGAACCCGAAGGCGGATGCCATAATGGCGGTGAAGGCCTATCCTTCCATACTTGATGTCCCGGGAGAAGTGGACCTGGCCATAATCATCGTGCCTACGCAGTTTGTCGCCAAAGTGGCGGACGAGTGCGGGCGAAAGGGTGTTCGTGCCATAATTGTCATCACCGATGGATTCAAAGAAAGGGGGCCGGAGGGAGCCGCCCGTGAGGAGGAGCTGCGTGATGTGGCGCTGGGCCACGGTATGCGGCTGGTGGGCCCCAACTGCATGGGAATCCTCACCACCGACCCTGAAGTGAGACTGAATGCCTCTTTTTCCCGCATCTATCCACCCCGCGGCAATATCGCCTTTCTGTCCCAGAGTGGCGCCATGGGGCTGGTCATTCTGGAGTACGCGAACGACCTCAATATGGGTATCTCCGACTTTGTCAGCGTGGGCAACCGTGCCGATATCTCTTCCAATGACCTGCTGCAGTACTGGGAAGATGACCCGGCGACGAGAGTCATCCTGCTCTACCTGGAGTCGTTTGGTAATCCGCACAGGTTCAGCCGTATCGCCAAACGTGTTTCAGCCAAAAAGCCAATCGTTATCGTCAAAGGCGGGACCACGCTGGTCGGCTCCCGCGCTGCCTCATCCCATACCGGCGCGCTGGCGACACCCGAAGTGGTCTCGGACGCTTTGTTCCGCCAGGCAGGAATCACTCGCGTCGATAGTATCCAGGAACTTTTTGACGTGGCAACGCTGCTTTCCAGCCAGCCGCTCCCTGAAGGTAAAAGACTGTTCATCGTGACGAATGGCGGTGGGCCGGGGATTCTGGCCGCCGATGCCTCGGAGCAGCAAGGGCTGACCCTCTCCGAGCTTTCTTCTGAAACGGCAGGGAAACTCGACCAGCTCATCAAACGGGATATCAGGATTGGCAATCCACTGGACCTCACCGGCAGTGTTACCCCGAAGGAATTTGAAGGTTCCCTGAGGGTGCTGGCCGAGGATGATAATGTCGATGCTGTCCTGGCGGTATTTGTCCCTGCGGCGGTCATAGACTCATCGCTGGTGGAAGAGTCCATCCGACGCGTCAGCACCCTTTATCAGCGGCGCAAGAAACCTCTGCTCGCCTGCTTCATGGGGCAGCGGGGATTCAGAGCCAGATTGGGAACGACAGGCAGCTTTGTGCCGTGCTATCCCTTCCCCGAAAACGCTGTCTCAGCGCTGGCCAAAGCGGTTGAGTACCGCGAGTTAACGAAAAAGCCAAGAGGCATCGTGCCCCGCATCAAGGGCATTAAACGGGAACAGGCACGCCGTATCATAGAAACGGCAATGAGCCGGAATAAGCAGAGGCCGTTCTGGCTTCCCGCAGAGGATACAGTGGACCTGTTAAATTGTTATGGCATTTGTATTGTTGAGACATCGGTCGCTAAGAGCGCGGATAAGGCAGCTGCCATCGCGGCGCAGGCAGGCTTTCCGGTGGTCGTTAAATTAAACTCGCCGTCCATCACGCACAAGACTGACGTGGGTGGTGTGATATTGGACCTCAATTCGAAAAATGAAGTGAAAACCGCATTTAATACCATTAAAGATAAGCTGGCGGCCATCGGGCGTGAATCTGAGATGGAAGGTGTAACCATCCAGAAAATGATTACGGGCGGCGTTGAAATAATTGCCGGGGTAACGCAGGACCCGACGTTCGGACCGCTCATAATGTTTGGCCTGGGCGGCGTGCAGGCCGAGCTGTTAAAGGATATCGTCCTCCGTCTGCATCCACTCACCGAGCTGGATGCCAGCGAAATGGTCAGTTCAATCAAAATGGCCAGTCTGTTCGAAGGTTTCAGGGGGGCGCCGCCCAGCGATATCCAGGCAATGCAGGATTTGCTGCTCAGGTTGTCCGCCATGGTTGAGGATATTCCACAGATTGCGGAGCTGGACTTCAATCCGGTGAAAGTAATGGCGAAAGGGGAGGGATACCGGGTGGTGGATGCCAGAATCAGCCTGAAATAA